A DNA window from Microcystis aeruginosa NIES-843 contains the following coding sequences:
- a CDS encoding amino acid adenylation domain-containing protein yields the protein MAFSPEIPYYKIIKQAQLTPDAIAVLDETCPLTYQQLDHLSNQVAAYLQTQGVNPNTRVGIMTERNPGMIIGILGILKAGGCYVPLDPDYPVERLRYILDHATIEILLTEHQVSEQLISCVTEPLPLQTVLFLDEGERLNKINDLTQITTSIWQKHSKESINLCNRPEDLMVILYTSGSTGRPKGVMLNHRGYMNRLEWMQKTFSLKTGDRVAQRTSFCFDISVWEIFWTLMEGATICPVKREVVLNPWEFAAWIKKTKINVMHFVPSLFGEFISAIENESWTFPDLRWLIFSGEALPMSFIQKWLDCYGLKTGLANLYGPTEASIDVTYHIITERPDERTSSQIPIGKAIDNVYLKVLDDQMQPVKQGEMGELWLGGVQLALGYLKDPEKTAKAFCSNPFSDVSGDYIYRTGDLVKELPDGTLEYHGRIDNMVKIRGFRIELGEIESILTTHPNVREAAVLAIDYGEGQKRLIACLSGDKIKNRVLKAHLEQKLPHYMIPQRFAWFPQLAKNHNGKLDRKALAAELLPAPAAPAAPPTPSLIPLGPAQSWLVNYFEPPYQWLGYTRFLYHQSLNLDIFNQAANLLVQRHEAFRTVCLQNQGKWQQYLINDPQPILAEYWDGSHLTEAERNAKIKAQMSDLAKTIQIDRWPLTATLVVKVSPYCYDITMVAHHIIADMLSATILFKELWSAYHQLLVGSDPTFPNPNPQSYLDFVQVLRDEEKKGTMNEHLNYWKEQFPDAESRFEVPVDHVKGPNIEASAESARFVLSKAQTKQLLSQGKAYYQSNFYPILLAPLYRLLGDWSQRKQVVISHRSHGRDLGEGQSFMESMGNYAVNFPIGINLSTSTTWQKTISTINEQFESLPMNGVTYDWIGESLPEYLYPDSNLTPVRANYLGNRSVPLSDLFEFVYGERDCRLSPLDQKRTTLIEFFFLIIDGQLEIRIEYSRNFHLPTTIQKIGQDYLILLEELEPIGVADS from the coding sequence ATGGCTTTTTCCCCCGAAATTCCCTACTATAAAATTATTAAACAAGCACAATTAACCCCTGATGCGATCGCTGTTTTAGATGAGACTTGTCCCCTAACTTATCAACAATTAGACCATCTTTCTAATCAAGTTGCTGCTTATTTACAGACTCAAGGTGTTAACCCCAATACCAGAGTAGGAATTATGACGGAACGAAATCCAGGCATGATTATTGGTATTTTGGGAATTCTTAAAGCAGGTGGCTGTTATGTACCCTTAGATCCCGATTATCCCGTCGAAAGATTGCGTTATATTCTTGATCATGCCACTATCGAGATTTTACTTACCGAACATCAAGTAAGTGAACAGTTAATTTCCTGTGTGACAGAACCTTTACCCTTGCAAACCGTCCTCTTTTTAGATGAAGGAGAAAGATTAAACAAAATTAATGATTTAACTCAGATTACCACTTCTATCTGGCAAAAACACAGTAAAGAATCCATAAATCTTTGTAATCGTCCTGAGGATTTAATGGTAATTCTTTATACGTCTGGATCAACAGGACGGCCAAAAGGGGTAATGTTAAACCATCGCGGTTATATGAATCGTCTAGAATGGATGCAAAAGACATTTTCCCTGAAAACAGGCGATCGCGTTGCACAACGCACCTCTTTTTGCTTCGATATTTCCGTATGGGAAATTTTCTGGACGTTAATGGAAGGTGCAACAATATGTCCCGTCAAACGCGAAGTAGTCTTAAATCCTTGGGAATTTGCTGCATGGATTAAAAAGACTAAAATTAATGTAATGCACTTTGTTCCCTCCCTCTTTGGGGAATTTATCAGTGCGATTGAAAACGAATCTTGGACATTTCCTGATCTACGCTGGTTAATCTTTAGTGGGGAAGCCTTACCCATGTCTTTTATCCAAAAATGGCTTGATTGTTATGGATTAAAGACAGGTTTAGCCAATCTTTATGGACCGACAGAAGCCTCAATTGATGTGACTTACCATATTATTACAGAACGTCCTGACGAACGCACCAGCAGCCAAATTCCCATCGGAAAAGCGATCGATAATGTCTATCTCAAAGTGTTGGATGATCAGATGCAACCGGTTAAACAAGGGGAAATGGGAGAACTTTGGCTTGGTGGCGTACAATTAGCATTAGGATACCTCAAAGATCCTGAAAAAACCGCTAAAGCGTTCTGTTCTAATCCTTTTTCTGATGTCTCTGGTGACTATATTTATCGGACAGGTGATCTAGTCAAGGAATTACCCGATGGTACGCTGGAATATCATGGACGTATCGATAATATGGTCAAAATTCGGGGTTTTCGCATTGAATTAGGGGAAATTGAGAGCATCTTAACCACTCATCCCAATGTCCGCGAGGCCGCCGTTTTAGCTATTGATTACGGTGAAGGACAAAAACGATTAATTGCTTGTTTATCGGGGGATAAAATCAAAAACCGAGTTCTCAAAGCACATTTAGAGCAGAAACTCCCCCATTACATGATTCCTCAACGATTCGCTTGGTTTCCACAACTTGCTAAGAATCATAACGGAAAGTTAGACCGTAAAGCATTAGCCGCCGAATTACTTCCTGCTCCCGCTGCTCCCGCTGCTCCCCCTACTCCTTCTCTTATACCCCTTGGACCGGCACAAAGTTGGTTAGTCAACTATTTTGAACCTCCCTATCAATGGTTGGGTTATACTCGTTTTCTCTATCATCAGTCTTTGAATCTTGATATTTTCAATCAAGCCGCTAATCTTTTGGTGCAACGTCATGAAGCTTTTCGGACGGTTTGCCTACAAAATCAAGGTAAATGGCAGCAATACTTGATCAATGATCCTCAACCTATCCTAGCAGAGTATTGGGATGGAAGCCACTTAACAGAAGCAGAACGTAATGCTAAAATCAAAGCTCAAATGTCAGATTTAGCTAAAACAATCCAGATTGACCGTTGGCCACTCACTGCCACTCTTGTTGTTAAAGTTAGTCCCTATTGCTACGATATTACGATGGTCGCTCACCACATCATTGCCGATATGTTAAGTGCAACCATCTTGTTTAAGGAACTTTGGAGTGCCTATCATCAATTATTGGTAGGAAGTGATCCGACTTTTCCTAACCCTAATCCTCAGTCTTACTTAGATTTTGTGCAAGTCTTGAGGGATGAGGAGAAAAAAGGAACAATGAACGAACACTTGAATTATTGGAAGGAACAATTTCCCGATGCAGAGAGTCGCTTTGAAGTCCCCGTCGATCATGTCAAAGGCCCAAATATTGAAGCTTCTGCCGAAAGTGCGCGATTTGTCCTAAGTAAAGCGCAAACTAAACAGTTATTAAGCCAAGGCAAGGCTTATTATCAGTCTAACTTTTATCCTATTCTCCTTGCTCCTTTATACCGTTTATTAGGTGATTGGAGTCAACGCAAACAGGTGGTTATCAGTCATCGTAGTCATGGGCGAGATTTAGGCGAAGGTCAGTCTTTTATGGAAAGTATGGGCAATTATGCTGTAAATTTTCCCATAGGCATTAATTTATCCACTTCTACGACTTGGCAAAAAACTATCAGTACCATCAATGAGCAGTTTGAAAGCTTACCAATGAATGGCGTAACTTATGATTGGATAGGTGAGTCTTTACCTGAATATCTCTATCCTGATAGTAATTTAACCCCAGTAAGGGCTAATTATCTGGGAAATCGTTCGGTTCCTCTCTCTGACTTGTTTGAGTTTGTTTATGGCGAGCGCGATTGTCGTTTATCGCCACTGGATCAAAAACGTACCACATTGATTGAATTCTTTTTCCTAATCATAGATGGTCAGTTAGAGATAAGAATTGAATATTCTCGTAATTTCCATCTTCCTACGACCATTCAAAAAATCGGACAAGATTATCTCATTCTTCTTGAGGAATTAGAGCCTATTGGCGTTGCTGATTCGTAA